The genomic region ATGCCGGGCAGCGACGGCAGGGAGTGCGGCAGCAGCGCCTCCTGGAGGCCGTGCGCGAGCCGGTGCTTGGCGTCGTACAGCAGCGCCCGCTCCAGCGCCTGGGCGATCAGCCCGGCCAGACTGGTCATCACCGCCCGTTCCTCCGTCGGGAAGGGGTGCGGCTCGGTGTAGGAGAGCACGCACGTCCCCACCGGCCGGCTCTGGGCGATCAGCGGCAGATACGCCCAGGCCGCGAACCCGTCGGGCGTCGCGCCCCGCGCCGGGTAGAGGCGCTCCAGCTGTTCCTGCGACTCGAAGAAGGCGGGCACGCCCGTCCGCAGCACCTGTGTGCCCGGGGTCGGTTCGGTCAGCGGCATCCCGTCGAACCGCTCCACCACGGCCGCGTCCCGGTATCCGCGATGCCCGAGCACCCGCAGCCGGTTGGCCCGCGAACCCAGCAGCACCAGGGCCTGGCTGCCCACCGCCGGGGCGATCTCGTCCGCGACCAGCTGCACCACGTCCTGCACCCCCACCGCCTCGGTGAGCGCACTGGCCAGGTTCAGCACCTGCGTGATGGTGACCAGCCGGGTCGGCGTCCCGTCGGGCGGCGGCGCGGTCCGGTTCATCTCCGCCACGGCGCGGGCCCTGGTGATCCGGACGCTGAGGCCCGTCGTGCTCGGATACAGCCGGAACGACAGCCACTCGCCGGGCGGGCGCAGTGCCACGAACGAGGCGGTGTGCTGGCTCATCAGCGCCGCCCGGTAACGGTCCTCGTACACCGGGTCGTTGAGCCACGGCACCGACGCCCACAGCTGCGTGCCGAGCAGCCGGCTGACCGGGACGTTCAGCAGCTCGGCCGCCGCCGCGTTGACGAAGCCGATCCGCCCGTGCAGATCCAGCGAGACCAGCCCGTACGGCAGCCGGCTCACCATCCGGGCCGCCTCGACCGTGCCGAGCGTGCCGGCCATCCCGCCCACCAGGGGGGAGGCGACCAGATCCGTCTCGGGGTGCGGCGGGATGCTGTGCTCGGCGGCCCGCTCCAGCCGGACCGCCAGCCGTCCGCAGGCCGCGGTCAGATGCTCGCGTTCCCGGTCGGAGAGCTCCTGGGGATGCCCGCCCGGCCAGGTCACGAACACCGCGCCGTACACGG from Streptomyces chartreusis NRRL 3882 harbors:
- a CDS encoding SpoIIE family protein phosphatase, whose product is MVGVSDGQSSAQAPAAARTPVGRPLLSLALASMMDEVHAHSGAVYLLAQDQPVLEMAVMAGLPRAFAAPWERVGLSAPIPVADAARERRLVWVGGEEEMARRYPRIAMVLPYPFALAAVPVATESTVYGAVFVTWPGGHPQELSDREREHLTAACGRLAVRLERAAEHSIPPHPETDLVASPLVGGMAGTLGTVEAARMVSRLPYGLVSLDLHGRIGFVNAAAAELLNVPVSRLLGTQLWASVPWLNDPVYEDRYRAALMSQHTASFVALRPPGEWLSFRLYPSTTGLSVRITRARAVAEMNRTAPPPDGTPTRLVTITQVLNLASALTEAVGVQDVVQLVADEIAPAVGSQALVLLGSRANRLRVLGHRGYRDAAVVERFDGMPLTEPTPGTQVLRTGVPAFFESQEQLERLYPARGATPDGFAAWAYLPLIAQSRPVGTCVLSYTEPHPFPTEERAVMTSLAGLIAQALERALLYDAKHRLAHGLQEALLPHSLPSLPGIEAAARYVPATQGMDIGGDFYDLVRTQGMAAAVIGDVQGHNVTAAGLMGQVRTAVRAYTAVGQAPEEVMRSTNRLLLDLGADLFASCLYLRLDPAHGRAVMSRAGHPPPLLRRPDGRVRVLDLAGGPLLGIDASAVYPTTEVALAPGSLLVLYTDGLVESPGTDFEEALAGLGRRLADAGDQPLDELADSLVRPEHHRGDGEERLDDIALLLLRAVG